The genome window GAGGCTCATCAGCCCCTCGTCGGGCTCGGCCGCCTCGGCGGGCGTCGCCACGCCGCCGTCGGCGACCGCGCCCGTCCCGTCACCTTCCGCGGCGGGGGTGGGGGACTCAGTCATCACGAGCCGCTTCCCGATCGCGTCGGTCGCGCTCGCGTACCGGTCCCACATCGCGAGCGGGCCGAGCGCGAGCAGGCCGACCGTCGCCGCGAAGAAGTTCGCGAACTCCGGCGGGATGACGGTCACCGCCGCCAGCTGGCCGCCGCCGTGGATCAGCGAGACGATCAGGATCATCGGGGCGGCGTACCGGACCGCCTCCATCCGACCGTATATCCAGGCGATCGAGAACCCGGCGATCAGGTTCGGGATCCACAGCAGGACGGCGAGCGCGAGCGCCGTGACGGCGACGCTTTGCATCTCGGTGACCTGGACCAGCGCCAGCCACGCCACGCCGAGCGTGCCGAAGGTGTTCGCCCAGGCGTGGCCGATGAGCGGGATGGCGACCGAGTACACCGGCTTCACGCCGAGCGCGAGCAGCAGCGGCGCCACCACGACGATGGGCGTCCCGAACCCGGAGATAGACTGCATGAACGAGACGAACACCCAGCCGAACGCCAGCACGAGGAACAGCTCGTTGTCGGTGAACGCCGTGATCCGCGTGCGCAGCGCCTCGAACCCGTCCGCCCGTTCGATCACATGATAGAAGACGAGCGCCGGGAGGATGACGTAGAGGACGAACACCGCGTCCCACACCCCCTTCGCGCTCGCCACGGAGAGCGCCTCGGCGGGCATCCCGTAGGCGGTCAGCGCGACCGCGGCCGCGGAGAACATCCCGACCGACGCGGCCTCGTGGGCCCGCCACCGCAACACCACGAGAGTGAAAAGCAGCAACAGCAGCGGAAGCGCCGCCAGACCGGCGTAAATCGGGTTAACTGGCAGCACGGCGTACCCCCCGAGGCGTTCCCCCGTCCCGCAGTCCACCGAACACCGAACGAGCGCGATTGATCCTGTATGTCACGTTTCTTCCCACATCGGTGGCGACATTCGAATTTTCTTCCGTCATATGTTGACGACACGATCGGGTTCAGTCAAAATTATAAAAGCATGCCCATTATACAGGTACTTCGACATGGTCCGTGTAATGAATGTGCTAATACCTATTATTCGTCGTGTCGATCGATAGATTCCAAAACGAACGTCCGGAGAGTTCGCCGCGTCGATGAACGGTTCTTCGACCGGTTTCGGGCGAAGCGTACGGTGACTCTCGAAGTCTGCGCGCAGTCAGAATAGCCGTTTATAGAGAAATCTCGTGTTTATTTGTAGAGAAACGGTGCGTACTCCGATCATAGCGCAGATAGATAATGATAATCGTCTATACTGTCGAAAATCGTTAACTGTTGGCCGCACGTACGTCGAACCGAACACGACCGAACCCCGCGACGGGGCGAGGCCTCCCACACATGTCCGCCGACACCGACACCACCGACGCTCCCGGCACCGCAGACCCGTCCACGACCGCAGAGTCCGCCGACTCGACCGCGACCGCGGAGACCGCCGACTCGACCGCGACTGCGGAGACCGCCGACTCGACCGCGACCGCGGAGACCGTCGAGACCGGCGGAGTCGCCGCCTCGGACGACGACAGCGTCGGGTCCGTCTTCGATCGCGTGCTCGTCGTCACCGGCGACGACGAGGCCGGGCGCGCCGCGGTCGACGCGGGACTGGACGTCGCCGCCGCCCACGGCGCGACGGTCGACGCGCTGTACGTCGTCGACACGGCCGAGGGCTGGGACGTGGTCGTCGAGCGCCGCGAGCGCGCCGGCGAGGCGCTCGTCGAGGACGCCGCGGCCCGCGGCGAGGCGGTCGGCGTCGACGTGGCGGAGCGGTTCCGGTACGGCACGCCCCACGAGGAGGTGCTCGACTTCGCCGACGTCCACGACGTGGACCTGATCGTGGTCGGCTCGGCCCGCCGCACGGGCCTCGACCGGCTCGTCCACCCCGAGACGGTTCCCACCCGGGTCCAGCGGCGCGCGTCCACGCCCGTGCTGGTCGTCGGCGCCGACGACTGACCGCCTTTCGGTCGCCGCCGCGCGCGTCGCCAGCGGCCGCGAGACGACCGGTTAAGTGGGTCGGACTCCAACGAACGGTGTGACTGACGTAGGCATCGTCGGCGCGGGCGCCGGGGCGGCCGCGGCGGCGTTCGTGGTCGACGGCACCGTACCCGACGCGGACGTGACCGTGCTGGAGAAGTCCGGGGGCCTCTGCGGGCGCGCGGCGACCCGACGCCACGGCGATCTCACGTACGACTACGGGGCGAACTACCTGAAAAGCGACGACGACCGCGTCGTCGAACTGATCACCGAGACGCTCGACGACGAGGGGCTCGTCGACGTGACGGACCCGGTGTACACCTTCGAGGCGGACGGGGAGGTGTCGCCCGGGCGCGACGCCGACGAGCACAAGTGGAGCTACCGGCGGGGGCTCACCCAGATCGCGAAGCGGCTGTTCGGCCGCACCGACGCGACCGTCCACCGACGGACCCGGGTCGAGACGATTCGGCGGGTCGAGGCCGCGGGTGGAGCGGGCGACGACCCTCGCTGGGAGCTCGACGACGCCGACGGCGAGACCCACGGTCCGTTCGACGTGCTACTTTTAAACCCGCCGGCGCCGCAGACGGCCGAGCTGCTCCGGACCGCCGAGTGGGACGACCCGCTCCGCGAGACGCTCGTCGAGGCGGTCGACGGGGTCGAGTACCGGAGCGTCTGGACCGCGGTCCTCCGCTACCCGTTCGCGC of Halorubrum trapanicum contains these proteins:
- a CDS encoding L-lactate permease is translated as MDCGTGERLGGYAVLPVNPIYAGLAALPLLLLLFTLVVLRWRAHEAASVGMFSAAAVALTAYGMPAEALSVASAKGVWDAVFVLYVILPALVFYHVIERADGFEALRTRITAFTDNELFLVLAFGWVFVSFMQSISGFGTPIVVVAPLLLALGVKPVYSVAIPLIGHAWANTFGTLGVAWLALVQVTEMQSVAVTALALAVLLWIPNLIAGFSIAWIYGRMEAVRYAAPMILIVSLIHGGGQLAAVTVIPPEFANFFAATVGLLALGPLAMWDRYASATDAIGKRLVMTESPTPAAEGDGTGAVADGGVATPAEAAEPDEGLMSLSLAALPFAALAAIAFVTAVVTPLGDALGSLQVGLRFPEISTGLGVVTEAAAPYSPFAPLSHPGTFLLVSALVAFVAYRRGGHYEDAAARAEADRSGFTRAVLATAIPASIAVISFLVMAKLMDHSGQVLVLAEGTASVATPNSYGFLSPLIGSLGAFMTSSNTASNILFGGLQQQTAAQLGGISEALILGGQSAGGAIGNAISPGNVILGTTAAGIVGREGDVLRVTIPWVAAVGALVGLAIVLLNAAGLLGVA
- a CDS encoding universal stress protein, which codes for MSADTDTTDAPGTADPSTTAESADSTATAETADSTATAETADSTATAETVETGGVAASDDDSVGSVFDRVLVVTGDDEAGRAAVDAGLDVAAAHGATVDALYVVDTAEGWDVVVERRERAGEALVEDAAARGEAVGVDVAERFRYGTPHEEVLDFADVHDVDLIVVGSARRTGLDRLVHPETVPTRVQRRASTPVLVVGADD
- a CDS encoding NAD(P)/FAD-dependent oxidoreductase: MTDVGIVGAGAGAAAAAFVVDGTVPDADVTVLEKSGGLCGRAATRRHGDLTYDYGANYLKSDDDRVVELITETLDDEGLVDVTDPVYTFEADGEVSPGRDADEHKWSYRRGLTQIAKRLFGRTDATVHRRTRVETIRRVEAAGGAGDDPRWELDDADGETHGPFDVLLLNPPAPQTAELLRTAEWDDPLRETLVEAVDGVEYRSVWTAVLRYPFALDVPYYALVNTDKEHAVGWISREECKAGHVPDGETLLVVQANDAWSDARYDDDPAENVAALADHAAEIVGDDRLADPDWTDYQGWRYAQPEGGVDRGPVDSARDAGLYLLGDWVAGEGRLHAAIANGLDVGERVAYGI